In the Candidatus Binatia bacterium genome, GGACTCAAGCCCGAGCTTATCATCACGACCTGCCCGCACTGTCTCCACACTTTGAAGAACGAGTATCCCCAGTTCGGCGGCAACTACGCCGTCAAGCACCACAGCGAGTTTATCGACGAGCTGGTCAAGGACGGGAAGCTGAAACTCCGGCCCGAGGCCGACGGCGCCGCCACTTATCACGATCCGTGCTATCTCGGCAGGCACAACGGGGTTTTCGACGCGCCGCGGGCGGTGATCGAATCCGCCGGCGTGAGGCTCGCCGAGCCGGAGCGCAAGCGGAGAAACAGTTTTTGTTGCGGCGCGGGCGGCGCTCAGTTCTGGAAGGGAGAAGAGCCCGGCCGCGAGCGGGTGACCGCCAATCGCTACCGCGAGCTGAAAGCGACCGGCGCCAAAACCGTGGCGACGGGGTGTCCCTTCTGCATGCGCATGTTCACAGAAGAAGCCGGCCAGGAAGAATCCGGCGCTCCGGCGATTCTGGACGTCGCGGAGATCGTCGCCAACAACCTTCGGAGATAGCCAAGGTGAGCGGTTCCCTGGCCGGAGCGGCGGCGTTTTTTTTTCTGCTGCTGACAGCCGGCCTTTCCACCTGCCGGTCCGAGCCACGAGTCGTCGTCTCGACCAAGAGCGGCAAGGAGTACGTCATGCGCGTGGAGATTGCCGATACGCCGGCCAAGCGGGAGATGGGACTGCAATATCGCAACGACCTGGCCGACGATCAGGGCATGCTGTTTTTGTTTTCCTCCGAGGAAGTCCTTACCTTCTGGATGAAAAATACGCCGATCCCGCTCGACATGATCTTTATCGGCAGCGACATGAAGATCGTCGGGATCGTTCACAACGCGGTGCCGTTCTCGCTGTCGCCCCGTTCGGTCGGCGCGCCGAGCCGGTTCGTGCTCGAGATCAAAGGCGGGCTGGCCAAACAAAAAGGAATCGAAGCCGGAGATACGCTGCGCTTCGAAGGAGTTTCGGTGGAAGGAGTAAAGCAGTAATCGCCTCACTCCTCACGCCTCACCCCTTACGTGAGGGGTAAAGAGTGAGGGGGGTAGGGGATTTAGATCTCGCTGAAGAAGTACGGCCGCAGGGGTTCGAGGGCTTCCTCATAGGAGTCCTGGTAAAGGAACCACAGAGTTCCCGCGATGCTGCTGAGGAGCGAGTTGCCGTCCTGCGGCGTGAAGCACATGCCCACCAGCTCGCGGTCTCCCTTCATCGTCAGCGTGCTCGAGGCGATCACCGTCTGGTTGAGAATGCGCCCGAACAGCCCGTGGTCGCGGCCGAAGGAAAAGACCGACGCCGAGGACTTTTTGTTGGTGAGCGCGATCCTCCGGTTGGCTTTGATCCGGCGCATCACTTCATCCATCTCCAGGGCCCGCGTGAGCTTCAGATTGAAATAGATCGTGTGCATGTACTGCGTGTTGAGCTTCAGCGCCGATGAGTAGATGTCGAGGTCCAGGCCGAGCGTCTTGAACACGTAGTGCGCGTCCCTTCCCTGGTGCGTGCCGAAGCGCGGGTCGTCGTGCTTGCCGACCTCCGGCGCGGGGATAAATTCTCCCTCCTGGCTCAAGTCGTTGGCGCGGCGCATGCAGACGAAGCGTCCCTCTTCCAGGTTATTTTCTTTTTCCGGTCCGAGGGCGATCGTGTCGATGAGAACGGCGAGGTTGTGGGTGTTGCAGCTCACGACCTGAAGGAACTGGTCCTTCCCCCGATCGAGCGCCCGGTCGTTGATGCCGCGCGCGTACATCTTGCCGAAGCCGTATTCGCTCCCTTGAGCGATGAATCCCCGGCCGTTGCCGGCGAAACGCTTGTAAGTGTTTTCTTTGTTTTCGTTTCCGACGGGAGTGCAGTCGATCACGACGCTGGCCCGCTCGAGCGCTTCCTCCGCCTCATAGGCGGGCGTCATTCCCATCTGCTTGAAACTTTCCCAACGGTCGCGATCGACGCACAGTTTAGCGCCACCCTTCTCGGTAAGCACCGTCACCTTCGAGCGGTCGGTTAGAAGCGGCGTGCGCTTATGGAAGGTGACCTCGTCGATGCCGAACGGCTCGCGAAAAGTATTGAGGATTCCGATCAGGGGCTCGCCGATGGTCCCGGTCCCGACCACGTGGACGATCTTTTTTTTCTGTGCGTTCGCCATTTACCCCTCGGAATCTACCCTCTGAATCAATACGGAAGGAATCGCGGGCCGCGTAATTTTAACATAATCATTTTATACTATAGATTGCGCCGGAGGGAAAGAGATTACGCGCAAGCGCCGGCTTTTCACACGGAGAAAAAGGTGCTAGGAGTTTCAAAGAGGCACACCATGGGACAAGAAGTGATTCGAGCGACAGCGTTTTTTGACCGTCGGTTCGGCGTGACGTCTCGTGATTTGGAAAAAATCCTGGAACAGGCGCTGGAGCGAAAGGCCGACTACGCGGATCTTTATTTCGAGTATCGCGTGAACGAAGGCGTCAGCCTGGAAGAAGGATTGGTCAAGCAAGGATCGCGCTCGACCGCGAACGGTGTCGGTGTCCGTGTATTGGCGGAGACGAGGACCGGGTACGCCTATACGGACGATATCACCATCGAGAACCTCGCGCTGGCGGCGCGCACCGCGCAGCACATCGCCTACCAACGCGAGTCGCGAACGCCGGTCGCGGTGGGTAGGGAACGCGTGGAAGCGCACGATCTTTATCCCATCGAAGCTCCGCCGACCGATGCGCCGCTGGAGAAAAAAACCGGGCTGCTCTACGAGATGGACCGGCTCGCGCGCTCGCTCGATCCAAGAATCAAAAATGTTTTTGTCTCATTCGGCAGCGAGCAGAAAATCGTCCTGGTGGCTTCTTCGCAAGGCTGGGTCGTGGGCGACATCCAGCCGCTCGCACGGCTTAACGTTACCTGCATCGCCGAAGAGCATGGCAACCGCCAGACGGGAAGCTACGGCGGCGGCGGGCGTGTTGAGTTCGATTTTTTTACCAGGAAAGATAGCTACGAGCGATACACGCGCGAGGCGGTGCGCCAGGCACTGCTCAACCTGGAAGCCACCGACGCTCCGGCCGGCACGATGGACGTCGTCCTGGGACCCGGCTGGCCGGGCATCCTGCTCCACGAAGCGATCGGCCACGGACTGGAAGGCGACTTCAACCGCAAAAAGGTATCGGCCTTCAGCGACCGCATCGGCCAGAAAGTCGCCTCGGAGCTTTGCACCGTCGTCGATGACGGCACGATCCCGTCGCGCCGCGGCTCGCTCAACATCGACGACGAGGGAACGCCGACGCAGCGCACCGTCCTGATCGAGAAGGGCATCTTGCGCCGTTATCTTCAGGATCGGCT is a window encoding:
- the tldD gene encoding metalloprotease TldD — translated: MGQEVIRATAFFDRRFGVTSRDLEKILEQALERKADYADLYFEYRVNEGVSLEEGLVKQGSRSTANGVGVRVLAETRTGYAYTDDITIENLALAARTAQHIAYQRESRTPVAVGRERVEAHDLYPIEAPPTDAPLEKKTGLLYEMDRLARSLDPRIKNVFVSFGSEQKIVLVASSQGWVVGDIQPLARLNVTCIAEEHGNRQTGSYGGGGRVEFDFFTRKDSYERYTREAVRQALLNLEATDAPAGTMDVVLGPGWPGILLHEAIGHGLEGDFNRKKVSAFSDRIGQKVASELCTVVDDGTIPSRRGSLNIDDEGTPTQRTVLIEKGILRRYLQDRLNASLMKMPPTGNGRRESYAHIPMPRMTNTFMLAGDSAPDDILRSVKKGLYAVSFGGGQVDITSGKFVFSASEAYLIEDGKATRPVKGATLIGNGPDVLTRVSMVGNDLKLDEGVGTCGKDGQSVPVGVGLPTIRIDGLTVGGTSA
- a CDS encoding DUF192 domain-containing protein encodes the protein MSGSLAGAAAFFFLLLTAGLSTCRSEPRVVVSTKSGKEYVMRVEIADTPAKREMGLQYRNDLADDQGMLFLFSSEEVLTFWMKNTPIPLDMIFIGSDMKIVGIVHNAVPFSLSPRSVGAPSRFVLEIKGGLAKQKGIEAGDTLRFEGVSVEGVKQ